In a single window of the Mesorhizobium shangrilense genome:
- the dapB gene encoding 4-hydroxy-tetrahydrodipicolinate reductase gives MSDMGLVVVGAAGRMGQTLVRAIHATPGARVIGAVERQGSPHLAKDVGELAGIGSIGVTIGDDPLSAFARADGVIDFTAPAPTVEFAGYAAQARIVHVIGTTGCTPEQDAAIAAAARHATIVKSGNMSLGVNLLAVLVEQAARALGPEEFDIEILEMHHKHKVDAPSGTALLLGNAAAEGRGIALEDHSVRVRDGHTGVRPDGAIGFATLRGGSVVGDHSVILAGAGERIVLSHHAEDRGLFARGAVKAALWAHGKKPGLYTMRDVLGL, from the coding sequence ATGAGCGACATGGGTCTCGTCGTGGTCGGCGCCGCCGGCCGCATGGGTCAGACGCTGGTGAGGGCGATCCACGCCACGCCCGGCGCCAGGGTGATCGGCGCCGTCGAGCGCCAGGGGTCGCCTCATCTCGCCAAGGATGTCGGCGAGTTGGCCGGGATCGGATCCATCGGCGTCACGATTGGCGACGATCCGCTGTCCGCCTTCGCCAGGGCCGACGGCGTCATCGACTTCACCGCGCCGGCGCCGACCGTCGAGTTTGCCGGCTATGCCGCCCAGGCGCGCATCGTGCACGTCATTGGCACCACCGGCTGCACGCCGGAGCAGGACGCCGCCATTGCTGCGGCCGCCCGCCACGCCACCATCGTCAAGTCCGGCAACATGAGCCTCGGCGTCAATCTGCTCGCCGTTCTCGTCGAGCAGGCGGCGCGGGCGCTCGGCCCCGAGGAATTCGACATCGAGATCCTCGAGATGCACCACAAGCACAAGGTCGACGCCCCGTCCGGCACCGCCCTGTTGCTCGGCAATGCAGCCGCGGAGGGCCGCGGCATTGCGCTCGAGGATCACAGCGTCAGGGTCCGCGATGGCCATACAGGCGTGCGTCCGGATGGCGCGATCGGCTTCGCCACGCTGCGCGGCGGCTCGGTCGTCGGCGACCACTCGGTCATTCTGGCCGGCGCTGGCGAGCGAATCGTGCTCTCGCACCACGCCGAGGACCGCGGGCTGTTCGCGCGCGGGGCGGTGAAGGCTGCGCTGTGGGCGCACGGCAAGAAGCCCGGCCTCTACACCATGCGCGACGTGCTGGGCCTCTAG